A genomic segment from Pseudoalteromonas aliena SW19 encodes:
- a CDS encoding diacylglycerol kinase yields the protein MSNKTVIKRQGLMRLIFTLSHSFNGLKWMSRFEAAFQQELALFSLLGVFVWLQEIALSDKLLLIASLLFVLFAELVNTAVEVVVDRIGSEYHELSGLAKDIASASVFIAMLIAALIWWAVLWA from the coding sequence ATGAGCAATAAAACCGTTATAAAACGCCAAGGCTTAATGCGCCTTATTTTTACCTTAAGCCATTCTTTTAACGGCTTAAAATGGATGAGTCGATTTGAAGCGGCGTTTCAACAAGAGCTAGCACTGTTTTCGTTACTCGGTGTGTTTGTGTGGCTACAAGAAATTGCACTAAGCGATAAGCTATTACTTATAGCCAGCCTGCTTTTTGTATTATTTGCTGAGCTGGTAAATACGGCAGTTGAGGTTGTAGTTGATAGAATTGGCAGTGAATACCATGAGCTTTCGGGGCTCGCTAAAGATATTGCCTCTGCAAGCGTGTTTATAGCTATGCTAATTGCCGCTCTTATTTGGTGGGCTGTGTTATGGGCATAA